Proteins co-encoded in one Oreochromis aureus strain Israel breed Guangdong linkage group 3, ZZ_aureus, whole genome shotgun sequence genomic window:
- the LOC116332189 gene encoding GTPase IMAP family member 4-like: MSLSSLSDAEKELRMVLVGKTGVGKSASGNTILGKKAFKSTASASSVTSECQKERGEFGGQTLAVVDTPGLFDTILPEDEVKREIIRCISLSAPGPHVFLVVIQPNRFTKEEQETVKIIQKVFGQKSADYTLALLTHGDDLEADDVTSDEVTVETAISGNSALQSFIHQCGGGYHVFNNRQKDPTQVGELLEKINTMVRRNESIYYTSNMFKESLAAIQKEMKRLKTENPKIELQQLRKKGRVQWELY, from the exons ATGTCTTTGTCATCTCTGTCAGATGCAGAGAAAGAACTCAGGATGGTGCTTGTTGGGAAAACTGGAGTTGGGAAGAGTGCATCAGGAAACACCATCTtgggaaaaaaagcttttaaatccACAGCATCTGCTTCTTCTGTGACATCAGAGTGTCAGAAGGAAAGAGGAGAGTTTGGAGGTCAAACCCTGGCTGTAGTTGATACTCCAGGATTGTTTGACACCATACTACCTGAAGATGAGGTGAAGAGAGAGATTATTAGATGCATCTCATTATCTGCTCCTGGTCCTCATGTATTCCTGGTTGTGATCCAACCAAACAGATTCAccaaagaagaacaagaaactgTGAAAATCATTCAAAAGGTGTTCGGACAAAAGTCAGCAGATTACACTCTGGCCTTGCTCACCCATGGAGACGATCTGGAAGCTGATGATGTCACGTCCG atGAAGTTACTGTAGAAACAGCAATCAGTGGAAATTCAGCCCTCCAAAGCTTCATCCATCAGTGTGGAGGAGGATATCATGTTTTTAACAACAGACAAAAGGATCCCACTCAGGTTGGAGAGCTGCTGGAGAAGATCAACACCATGGTTCGGAGAAATGAAAGCATATACTACACCAGCAACATGTTTAAAGAGTCTCTAGCAGCCatacaaaaagaaatgaaacgacttaaaacagaaaatccAAAAATTGAGTTACAACAA CTGCGGAAAAAGGGGAGGGTCCAGTGGGAGCTGTATTAA